One window from the genome of Salvia splendens isolate huo1 unplaced genomic scaffold, SspV2 ctg511, whole genome shotgun sequence encodes:
- the LOC121790424 gene encoding G-type lectin S-receptor-like serine/threonine-protein kinase LECRK4, with amino-acid sequence FQLIFNNSGSINLYQQNGTLLRPLFESGPLVGQFYHRLVLEHDGVLRHYVYPKSANSSSAWSVRDFEPSNICSAVVERHTGGGPCGFNSYCSIKAEGRPSCNCPLNYYPRGGGLSGCTPDFMQQRCDHQQAQDAQSFGLIEMYNIDWPGVDYTKLRNVDKDTCRQSCLSDCFCAIAIYYDGDCYKKSLPFSNGRLDSGFAGKALIKVRMNNTLASNPYTTTSGGESSKSSGSTTLTITLSVLLGCAGLLFLLSSFFFVFYLKRRKTTIVEQRSHVQPAVVSTISSFSFKEVEEATNGFDEELGRGACSIVYRGTLKDDGKVVAVKKLHKIFEQADDEFKAEVSSISRTNHKNLVQLVGYCDEGQNRILVYEFITNGSLATFLFQKLPRPNWHTRVQIAFAIARGICYLHEDCSMPIIHCDIKPQNVLLNETFTPKIADFGLSKLLKADQTRTITGIRGTKGYVAPEWFRNMPITVKVDVYSFGIMLLELMCCRRSYEADVEDEGEAVLADWAYDCYQQGALDLLVAGDEEARSDIKTLEIYVKTAIWCIQEDPTLRPHMNIVMHMLQGSMQVPTPPDPTAFIH; translated from the coding sequence GCTTCCAGTTGATCTTCAACAATTCCGGCAGCATCAACCTCTACCAGCAAAATGGAACCCTACTCCGGCCTCTCTTTGAAAGCGGACCTCTGGTCGGGCAGTTTTACCATAGACTGGTGCTAGAACATGACGGAGTCCTCCGCCACTACGTGTATCCTAAGTCTGCTAATTCATCCTCGGCGTGGTCTGTACGTGACTTTGAGCCTTCCAACATATGCAGCGCTGTTGTAGAACGTCATACAGGCGGCGGTCCTTGTGGTTTCAACAGTTACTGCTCAATTAAAGCTGAAGGACGACCGAGCTGCAACTGCCCCTTAAATTACTACCCAAGGGGTGGTGGCCTTAGTGGTTGCACGCCCGATTTCATGCAACAAAGATGCGACCATCAACAAGCGCAGGATGCACAGAGTTTTGGATTGATAGAGATGTACAACATAGATTGGCCTGGCGTGGATTATACAAAGTTGAGGAACGTCGACAAAGATACCTGCCGTCAATCCTGCCTTTCCGATTGTTTCTGTGCTATTGCAATATATTATGACGGAGATTGTTATAAGAAGTCTCTGCCCTTCTCCAATGGGAGGCTGGATTCTGGTTTTGCCGGAAAGGCCTTGATAAAGGTCAGGATGAACAACACTTTGGCATCGAATCCCTACACCACTACCTCAGGCGGAGAGAGCAGTAAGAGTAGCGGTTCCACTACTCTTACCATAACATTGTCGGTCCTATTAGGCTGTGCAGGGTTATTGTTTCTTCTTTCGagtttcttttttgttttctacttGAAACGTAGAAAAACAACAATTGTGGAACAGAGGAGTCATGTGCAACCTGCTGTAGTGAGCACGATAAGTAGCTTCAGCTTCAAAGAGGTAGAAGAAGCTACCAATGGATTCGATGAAGAATTGGGGAGGGGTGCTTGCTCCATAGTCTACAGAGGTACTCTGAAAGATGATGGAAAAGTTGTTGCCGTCAAGAAGTTGCACAAGATTTTCGAACAAGCAGATGATGAGTTCAAAGCCGAAGTGAGCTCAATTAGCAGAACCAACCATAAGAACCTTGTGCAGCTGGTAGGATATTGTGATGAAGGGCAAAACAGAATATTGGTGTACGAGTTCATAACCAACGGATCTCTAGCCACTTTCCTCTTCCAAAAATTACCAAGGCCTAACTGGCATACAAGAGTGCAGATTGCATTTGCAATAGCAAGAGGGATTTGCTATCTGCACGAAGACTGCAGCATGCCCATCATACACTGCGACATCAAGCCTCAGAACGTGCTTCTGAACGAGACATTCACCCCCAAAATAGCAGATTTTGGGCTATCCAAGCTTCTCAAAGCTGATCAGACAAGAACCATCACTGGAATAAGAGGGACAAAAGGATATGTGGCTCCGGAATGGTTCAGGAACATGCCTATAACAGTCAAAGTGGATGTGTACAGCTTCGGAATCATGCTGCTTGAGCTGATGTGTTGCAGAAGGAGTTATGAAGCGGATGTGGAAGACGAGGGAGAAGCGGTTCTTGCTGACTGGGCCTATGATTGTTACCAACAAGGGGCATTAGATTTGTTGGTGGCGGGCGATGAGGAGGCGAGGAGTGACATAAAAACGTTGGA